The following coding sequences lie in one Nycticebus coucang isolate mNycCou1 chromosome 18, mNycCou1.pri, whole genome shotgun sequence genomic window:
- the LOC128570505 gene encoding keratin-associated protein 9-2-like, producing the protein MTHCCSPCCQPTCCRTTCCRTTCCRTTCWRPTCETTCCSTPCCQPSCCESSCCQPCCRPTCCPTTCCRTTCWQPTSVTTCRSTPCCQPSCCVSSCCQPCCQPTCCGTSCCQPSSCAPVYCTRTCYQPTCVCVPGCLNLGCGSSCCQPSCC; encoded by the coding sequence ATGACCCACTGTTGCTCCCCTTgctgccagcccacctgctgcAGGACCACCTGCTGCAGGACCACCTGCTGCAGGACCACCTGCTGGCGACCCACCTGTGAGACCACCTGCTGCAGCACACCCTGCTGCCAGCCCAGCTGCTGTGAGTCCAGCTGCTGCCAGCCCTGCTGCCGCCCAACTTGCTGTCCAACCACCTGCTGCAGGACCACCTGCTGGCAACCCACCTCTGTCACCACCTGCCGCAGCACACCCTGCTGCCAGCCCAgctgctgtgtgtccagctgctgcCAGCCCTGCTGCCAACCCACTTGCTGTGGCACCTCCTGCTGCCAGCCCAGCAGCTGTGCACCCGTCTACTGCACCAGGACCTGCTACCAGCCCACGTGCGTCTGTGTGCCTGGTTGTCTGAACCTGGGCTGTGGATCCAGCTGCTGCCAGCCTTCCTGCTGCTGA